One region of Athene noctua chromosome 18, bAthNoc1.hap1.1, whole genome shotgun sequence genomic DNA includes:
- the ATP5PD gene encoding ATP synthase peripheral stalk subunit d, mitochondrial, translated as MAGRRAALKAIDWAAFAERVPANQRAMFNALKTRSDALSARLAALPEKPPTIDWAHYKAAVAKAGMVDEFQKKFSALKVPEPVDTQTAKIDAQEKEAAKSTAEYVQASKARIAQYEQQLQKLRNMIPFEQMTLEDLYEAFPETKLDKEKYPYWPHRPIADL; from the exons ATGGCGGGCCGCAGAGCTGCCCTCAAGGCCATTGACTGGGCGGCCTTTGCCGAGAGGGTGCCCGCCAACCAGAGAGCCATGTTCAACGCCCTGAAAACCCGCAGCGATGCGCTGTCAGCTCG GTTGGCTGCCCTGCCAGAGAAGCCCCCGACCATTGACTGGGCTCACTACAAGGCTGCTGTTGCTAAAGCTGGCATGGTGGATGAATTTCAGAAGAAG TTCAGTGCACTAAAGGTTCCTGAGCCAGTGGATACACAAACTGCCAAAATTGATGCCCAAGAGAAGGAAGCT GCGAAGAGCACTGCTGAATACGTGCAGGCTTCCAAAGCTCGTATTGCCCAGTATGAGCAACAA CTTCAGAAGCTGAGAAACATGATTCCTTTTGAACAGATGACATTGGAAGACTTGTATGAAGCCTTCCCTGAAACCAAGCTGGACAAGGAGAAATACCCGTACTGGCCCCACAGACCCATTGCTGATCTGTAA
- the KCTD2 gene encoding BTB/POZ domain-containing protein KCTD2: MAELAAAAEGPPRGRTPSPGPGGAPGPPSPRAAGAAAGSGGALSPPGAARPPAASSKWVRLNVGGTYFVSTRQTLCREPKSFLCRLCCQDGPELGSDKDETGAYLIDRDPTYFGPILNYLRHGKLIINKELAEEGVLEEAEFYNIASLVRLVKERIRDNENRTSQGPVKHVYRVLQCQEEELTQMVSTMSDGWKFEQLISIGSSYNYGNEDQAEFLCVVSRELNNSTNGIVKEPSEKAKILQERGSRM, translated from the exons ATGGCCGAGCTGgcggcagcagcagaggggccgccgcggggccgcacGCCCAGTCCGGGCcccgggggggcgccggggccaCCCAGCCCCCGTgcggccggagcggcggcgggctCCGGCGGGGCGCTGtccccgcccggcgcggcccggccgcccgccgcctcctccaAGTGGGTGCGCCTGAACGTGGGCGGCACGTACTTCGTGAGCACCCGGCAGACACTGTGTCGGGAGCCCAAGTCTTTCCTGTGCCGCCTCTGCTGCCAGGACGGACCCGAGCTCGGCTCCGACAAG GATGAGACAGGGGCGTATCTCATCGATAGAGACCCCACGTACTTTGGTCCAATACTGAACTACCTCCGACATGGGAAGCTCATCATAAACAAGGAGCTTGCAGAAGAAG GGGTACTGGAAGAAGCCGAGTTTTACAATATTGCATCTCTTGTGCGGCTGGTGAAGGAGCGGATACGGGATAACGAGAACAGAACCTCTCAA GGACCTGTGAAGCATGTGTACAGAGTCCTGCAGTGCCAAGAGGAAGAGCTCACACAGATGGTGTCCACTATGTCCGATGGGTGGAAATTTGAACAG CTGATCAGCATTGGATCTTCCTATAACTATGGAAACGAAGACCAGGCAGAATTCCTCTGCGTTGTGTCCAGGGAGCTCAACAATTCTACAAACGGCATCGTGAAGGAGCCGAGCGAGAAGGCAAAG attcTTCAAGAGCGAGGATCCCGGATGTAA